A genomic window from Massilia sp. METH4 includes:
- a CDS encoding DUF4861 family protein translates to MNNRFQLAAAFAVSTAFALPAAHAEKLTITVTHELDAARPSETITVPWSEVNRALPGALLQKIAVRDAAGKLLPYQVTNVAPQAKDPENRGIAYGDLIFQHDFKAGEKSATFIVEKTETVSPPFPTKVFARYVQERLDDFAWENDKVAHRTYGPALGAPAPAGSGKEVLVTSGNDIWFKRVPYPIVDRWYNKGHDHYHVDQGEGMDMYNVGRTLGAGGTGIWDGSKIAKANNYAKWKVLANGPVRAIFELSYDAFDAAGTQVSEVRRFTVDAGHWFDRVESTFTFTGPQQLNAVVGLNKTPSDKGQDPRIATDRVAAEGSLRQWVTQKSNDAFGVAVVVPTAQGAGSDQANDFVIAPVTSGKPLTYYVGAAWSRAGEITSKEAWQQQVALTAARAKAPVKVALAVTK, encoded by the coding sequence ATGAACAACCGATTCCAGCTTGCCGCCGCCTTTGCCGTATCGACCGCCTTCGCCCTGCCCGCCGCCCACGCCGAAAAGCTGACGATCACCGTCACCCACGAGCTGGACGCGGCGCGGCCGTCCGAAACGATCACGGTTCCCTGGTCGGAAGTGAACCGCGCCCTGCCCGGCGCGCTGCTGCAGAAGATCGCCGTGCGCGACGCGGCCGGCAAGCTGCTGCCCTACCAGGTGACGAACGTGGCGCCGCAGGCCAAGGACCCGGAAAACCGCGGTATCGCCTACGGCGACCTGATCTTCCAGCACGACTTCAAGGCCGGCGAGAAGAGCGCAACGTTCATCGTGGAGAAGACGGAAACCGTGTCGCCGCCCTTCCCCACCAAGGTGTTCGCCCGCTACGTGCAGGAGCGCCTGGACGACTTCGCGTGGGAGAACGACAAGGTGGCGCACCGCACCTACGGCCCGGCCCTGGGCGCGCCGGCGCCGGCCGGCAGCGGCAAGGAGGTTCTGGTCACCAGCGGCAACGACATCTGGTTCAAGCGCGTGCCCTACCCGATCGTGGACCGCTGGTACAACAAGGGCCACGACCACTACCACGTGGACCAGGGCGAAGGCATGGACATGTACAACGTGGGCCGCACGCTGGGCGCCGGCGGCACCGGTATCTGGGATGGTTCGAAGATCGCCAAGGCCAATAACTACGCGAAGTGGAAGGTGCTGGCGAACGGCCCGGTGCGCGCCATCTTCGAGCTGTCGTACGACGCGTTCGACGCGGCCGGCACCCAGGTCTCGGAGGTGCGCCGCTTCACCGTCGATGCCGGCCACTGGTTCGACCGTGTCGAATCCACGTTCACGTTCACGGGTCCCCAGCAACTGAACGCGGTGGTGGGCCTGAACAAGACCCCGAGCGACAAGGGGCAGGACCCGCGGATCGCCACCGACCGCGTGGCGGCTGAAGGCTCGCTGCGCCAGTGGGTCACGCAAAAGAGCAACGACGCTTTCGGCGTCGCCGTCGTCGTGCCGACCGCCCAGGGCGCCGGTTCCGACCAGGCCAACGACTTCGTGATCGCCCCCGTCACCTCCGGCAAGCCGCTCACCTACTACGTGGGCGCCGCGTGGAGCCGCGCCGGCGAGATCACTTCGAAGGAAGCGTGGCAGCAGCAGGTGGCGCTGACCGCCGCGCGGGCAAAGGCGCCCGTGAAGGTGGCCCTGGCGGTGACGAAGTAA
- a CDS encoding ATP-binding protein, translated as MPSTAREQVSREMRRLRDRVLFRWRQRVADEIPCSAVLPEAQLFNALPELYDYLTVSMATPDELDRTSLARAHGAERARQDGFGPADVLREFQVLRSCMAEIAREEGLVLGHGHLAALTQSFDTVEREALDEYFLVQRRELEAMFKTTITVFREHLNVIGISSQRIMASGSLERAAELATRIRLRVEKLETALDDLDRHDVAQPEKLPLLLSTFDLHALALEVCREANRADTSVTGDAVTGTWCRMSLRQALRILLAEGKDAAAPVSITVRQANGRAIIAVLHAHVLPQDVVRTLFSARHRETHPTLREWGVGLGFVREVAETHGGSAVVHSSEAVGTEFRMVMPIDASPFLGMAG; from the coding sequence ATGCCCTCGACAGCCCGCGAACAGGTCAGCCGCGAAATGCGCCGGCTTCGCGACCGCGTGCTGTTCCGCTGGCGCCAGCGCGTGGCGGACGAGATCCCGTGCAGCGCGGTGCTGCCGGAAGCGCAGCTGTTCAATGCGCTGCCCGAGCTCTACGATTACTTGACCGTATCGATGGCGACTCCGGACGAGCTCGATCGTACGAGCCTTGCCCGCGCCCACGGCGCCGAGCGGGCACGCCAGGACGGCTTCGGCCCTGCCGATGTGTTGCGCGAGTTCCAGGTGCTGCGCAGCTGCATGGCCGAGATCGCGCGGGAGGAAGGGCTCGTGCTCGGCCATGGGCACCTGGCAGCGCTGACGCAGAGCTTCGACACGGTGGAACGCGAGGCGCTGGACGAATATTTCCTCGTCCAGCGGCGCGAACTCGAGGCGATGTTCAAGACCACGATCACCGTGTTCCGCGAACACCTCAACGTGATCGGTATTTCGAGCCAGCGCATCATGGCAAGCGGCAGCCTGGAACGCGCTGCCGAGCTGGCAACCCGCATCCGCCTGCGGGTGGAAAAGCTGGAAACGGCGCTGGACGACCTTGACCGGCACGACGTGGCGCAGCCGGAGAAGCTGCCGCTGCTGCTATCCACTTTCGACTTGCATGCACTGGCGCTTGAAGTGTGCCGCGAAGCGAACCGCGCGGACACCTCCGTTACCGGCGATGCCGTCACCGGCACCTGGTGCCGCATGTCGCTCCGGCAGGCGCTGCGCATCCTGCTCGCGGAGGGCAAGGACGCTGCCGCTCCCGTCTCGATCACCGTCCGGCAAGCCAATGGCCGTGCCATCATCGCGGTCCTGCATGCGCACGTGCTGCCGCAGGACGTGGTGCGCACGCTGTTTTCGGCGCGCCACCGCGAAACCCATCCCACGCTGCGCGAATGGGGCGTTGGCCTCGGCTTTGTGCGCGAAGTGGCCGAAACGCACGGCGGCAGCGCGGTCGTGCACAGCTCGGAGGCGGTGGGGACGGAATTCCGGATGGTCATGCCCATCGACGCGAGCCCCTTCCTGGGGATGGCGGGCTGA
- a CDS encoding PEP-CTERM sorting domain-containing protein (PEP-CTERM proteins occur, often in large numbers, in the proteomes of bacteria that also encode an exosortase, a predicted intramembrane cysteine proteinase. The presence of a PEP-CTERM domain at a protein's C-terminus predicts cleavage within the sorting domain, followed by covalent anchoring to some some component of the (usually Gram-negative) cell surface. Many PEP-CTERM proteins exhibit an unusual sequence composition that includes large numbers of potential glycosylation sites. Expression of one such protein has been shown restore the ability of a bacterium to form floc, a type of biofilm.) — protein sequence MKIKHVLKGAVLAACCALAQSAMADEWAFEWRGFQINNPDGSYFDANFDYKGTFTATDANHDNAITLEELTSLKIWGQDLLVCPWEGESCGVSAFSYNAASGLQFSAYYYYSYEDEWSHSIDTDAYTYDARESFTWNHSGQGSVNEWYTRDFTPQTVETVTLISSVPEPTTYAMLGAGLLLMGAVAKRRKQS from the coding sequence ATGAAGATCAAGCACGTATTGAAAGGCGCTGTTCTGGCTGCCTGCTGTGCACTGGCACAGTCGGCCATGGCGGACGAGTGGGCGTTCGAATGGCGCGGGTTCCAGATAAACAATCCCGACGGGTCTTATTTTGACGCGAACTTCGACTATAAGGGCACCTTCACCGCCACCGATGCCAACCACGACAATGCGATCACGCTCGAAGAACTGACTTCCCTGAAAATCTGGGGACAGGACCTTCTCGTCTGCCCATGGGAAGGCGAAAGCTGCGGCGTCTCGGCGTTTTCATACAACGCGGCCAGTGGCCTGCAATTCTCGGCTTACTATTATTACAGCTATGAGGACGAATGGTCGCATTCGATCGATACGGACGCCTACACCTACGATGCCCGCGAATCCTTTACCTGGAATCACTCGGGGCAAGGCAGCGTTAACGAGTGGTATACGCGCGACTTCACGCCGCAGACGGTGGAAACGGTTACGCTGATCAGCTCCGTGCCGGAGCCGACGACCTACGCGATGCTGGGTGCCGGCCTGCTGCTGATGGGCGCAGTTGCCAAGCGCCGCAAGCAGTCGTAA